In Aegilops tauschii subsp. strangulata cultivar AL8/78 chromosome 3, Aet v6.0, whole genome shotgun sequence, one genomic interval encodes:
- the LOC109738700 gene encoding disease resistance protein RPM1-like has product MAEGAVALLITKLGFALAKEAATFGASLLCKEASALKGLFGEIREAKEELESMQAYLQGAERFKDTDETTRIFVNKIRGFAFEIEDVVDEFTYKLEDKQGGFIKRMKKRVKHIKVWRQLTIKLQGIKGRLHGADTRKVRYDMRGIERNNGHSGSADRSLNLAREEDLVGIKENKDKLMHWLVGDLEEPGSKIATIWGMGGVGKTTLVHHVYKAVKMDFNISVWISVSSSYQVEGLLKKIASKLGIPIANANENRSLVEVISNHLKGSNYLIILDDVWNVDVWFKIRIAFPTESTGRFVITTRIQEVALLATKTCTIKLEPLERDYAWQLFCNEAFWNNENKTCPEELEDLGKMFLNKCGGLPIAIACVGRLLSCRHQTYSQWESLYKELELQLSNNVRLNVNIVLKVSLEGLPTDLKNCFLHCTIFPEDYLFRRKVVIRHWIAAGYIKETGSKTLEEVAEGYLNELVNRSLLQVVQRNPCGRVRRCRMHDIIRVLALAKSEEESFCQVYNGSRPLSTENTRRLSVQNTNMEQLTPLLCATSLRSLHVFTNHLSTDSLEAFLKPFNLLSTLDLQGVKIKRLPKIVFNLFNLRFLGLRETLIEYLPKEIGRLQNLEVLDAYFAMLLALPVEVATLWKLKYLYVVTFPARAYKSVPSFDGFQGPKGIGNLTDLLALQAIEASSEVLCQLGCLTKLRTFGITKVRSGHCADLCGAITKMVHLIHVAITAIDGREVLQLESLSLPPTVSKLEIAAQLDKRFLPQFISSISTLTNLISLQLGWSKLYDDSFACLLGLPGLVKLVLAEAYEGNELHFPATSLPKLKSLQIWDAPNLSRVTIEQGAMQNIAKLFLRDCPELKHLPDGIEYLRTLEYLELKAISKELTWKLQQNEESKECDEDWMKISHVRRVDVL; this is encoded by the coding sequence ATGGCGGAGGGCGCGGTGGCGTTGCTGATTACCAAGCTCGGTTTTGCCTTAGCAAAAGAGGCAGCAACATTTGGTGCATCGCTGCTATGCAAGGAAGCATCTGCACTCAAGGGTCTCTTCGGCGAGATCCGTGAGGCCAAGGAGGAGCTGGAGAGCATGCAGGCCTATCTCCAAGGGGCGGAGAGGTTCAAGGACACCGATGAGACTACCCGCATCTTTGTCAACAAGATCAGGGGCTTCGCCTTCGAGATCGAGGATGTGGTTGATGAGTTCACCTACAAGCTGGAAGACAAGCAGGGTGGATTCATtaagaggatgaagaagagggtCAAGCACATCAAGGTATGGCGCCAATTGACAATCAAGCTCCAAGGTATCAAGGGCAGGCTTCATGGTGCAGACACCAGAAAGGTCCGCTACGACATGAGAGGGATTGAGAGGAACAATGGCCACTCTGGATCTGCTGACCGTTCTCTGAATCTTGCGAGGGAAGAGGATCTTGTGGGCATAAAGGAGAACAAGGACAAGCTGATGCACTGGCTGGTGGGTGATTTGGAGGAACCAGGGAGCAAAATCGCCACTATTTGGGGAATGGGAGGTGTGGGTAAGACCACTTTGGTTCATCATGTGTACAAGGCCGTGAAGATGGACTTTAATATTTCTGTGTGGATAAGTGTATCAAGTAGCTACCAAGTTGAAGGCTTGTTGAAAAAGATTGCAAGTAAATTGGGCATCCCAATTGCCAACGCAAACGAAAACAGAAGCTTGGTTGAGGTAATCAGTAATCATCTGAAGGGTTCAAATTATCTCATAATTCTGGATGATGTTTGGAATGTGGATGTCTGGTTTAAGATTAGGATTGCATTTCCTACAGAAAGCACTGGTCGATTTGTTATCACCACTAGAATTCAGGAGGTAGCATTGCTGGCAACAAAAACCTGTACAATCAAGCTCGAACCATTGGAAAGAGATTATGCGTGGCAGTTATTTTGCAATGAAGCCTTTTGGAACAATGAGAACAAAACATGCCCAGAGGAACTAGAAGACTTGGGTAAAATGTTTCTGAATAAGTGTGGTGGCTTGCCAATTGCCATTGCTTGTGTAGGCCGTTTATTGTCATGCAGGCATCAAACTTATAGTCAATGGGAAAGTTTATACAAGGAGCTAGAGTTGCAGCTCAGTAATAATGTGAGACTCAATGTCAATATTGTTCTGAAAGTCAGCTTGGAGGGCCTTCCAACTGATCTGAAGAATTGTTTTCTGCACTGCACAATATTTCCAGAAGATTATCTATTCAGAAGAAAAGTGGTAATCAGGCATTGGATAGCAGCTGGATACATTAAAGAAACAGGGAGCAAAACATTGGAGGAAGTGGCAGAGGGCTACCTGAACGAACTTGTAAACAGAAGCCTACTGCAGGTGGTCCAGCGGAATCCGTGTGGCCGAGTTCGCAGGTGCCGAATGCATGACATTATCCGTGTTCTTGCTCTCGCTAAATCAGAAGAGGAATCCTTCTGTCAAGTTTACAATGGGTCAAGGCCTTTATCCACTGAGAACACACGGCGTCTGTCAGTTCAGAATACAAACATGGAACAACTGACCCCATTGTTGTGTGCAACAAGTCTCCGCTCTCTGCATGTTTTCACGAATCATCTGAGTACTGATTCTCTAGAGGCTTTCCTCAAACCTTTCAACTTGCTGTCAACATTGGATCTGCAAGGGGTTAAAATCAAGAGACTACCCAAGATAGTCTTCAACCTATTTAATCTGCGCTTTCTAGGCCTTCGAGAGACTCTTATTGAATATCTCCCAAAAGAAATAGGAAGGTTACAGAACCTGGAAGTCCTTGACGCTTACTTTGCTATGCTATTGGCGCTTCCAGTGGAAGTGGCCACACTTTGGAAACTGAAATACCTGTATGTGGTTACTTTTCCAGCTCGAGCCTACAAGAGTGTTCCTAGTTTTGATGGTTTCCAGGGGCCTAAGGGTATCGGCAATTTGACTGACTTGCTGGCCCTGCAAGCTATCGAAGCTAGCAGTGAGGTTCTGTGCCAACTAGGATGTTTGACCAAGTTAAGAACTTTTGGTATCACTAAAGTCAGGAGTGGTCATTGTGCAGATTTGTGTGGGGCGATCACGAAAATGGTTCATCTTATCCATGTAGCAATCACTGCAATTGATGGAAGGGAAGTCCTGCAGCTAGAATCACTTTCCTTACCACCAACTGTTTCGAAACTTGAGATAGCAGCGCAGCTGGACAAAAGATTTCTGCCTCAATTCATCTCATCCATTTCAACACTGACCAACCTCATTTCTTTACAGTTGGGTTGGTCCAAATTGTATGATGACTCTTTTGCCTGCCTCTTGGGTTTGCCTGGCTTAGTTAAACTTGTCCTTGCTGAGGCTTATGAAGGAAACGAGCTGCACTTCCCTGCAACGTCACTTCCAAAACTCAAGTCACTACAGATATGGGATGCTCCGAATCTCAGCAGAGTTACAATTGAACAAGGTGCGATGCAGAATATTGCTAAGCTATTTCTCAGAGACTGTCCAGAATTAAAGCATCTTCCTGATGGCATCGAGTATCTTAGAACCCTGGAGTACCTGGAGCTGAAGGCTATTTCTAAAGAGCTGACATGGAAGCTTCAGCAAAATGAGGAATCAAAGGAATGCGATGAAGATTGGATGAAAATTAGCCATGTGAGACGGGTTGATGTACTTTAG